The following are encoded in a window of Planctomycetaceae bacterium genomic DNA:
- a CDS encoding small basic protein — protein sequence MDDTLPALALLGCGIELEYEVVSIDKTLKSRVGLSRTRNVLTRGERIAQLIEEDRWVAGRSPVGLPKVRVAKAVTGKKPKKTKEEGDEKDAKKKKK from the coding sequence ATGGACGATACACTCCCGGCCCTTGCGTTACTCGGATGCGGAATTGAACTGGAGTATGAAGTCGTGTCGATTGATAAGACCCTGAAGTCTCGCGTTGGCCTGTCTCGCACGCGGAACGTTTTGACGCGTGGTGAGCGGATTGCACAGCTGATCGAGGAGGATCGCTGGGTAGCTGGACGAAGTCCGGTTGGCCTTCCGAAGGTCCGTGTTGCAAAGGCCGTCACCGGCAAGAAACCCAAGAAGACAAAAGAAGAGGGCGACGAAAAAGACGCCAAGAAAAAGAAGAAGTAA